The window GGAGCTCCGCCTGGACAACGTGGTGTTCCGCATGGGCTTCGCGGATACGCGCAACGAGGCTCGCCAGCTGGTGCGCCACGGCCACTTCACGGTGAACGGCAAGCGGGTGAACATCCCGTCCTTCGCGGTGAAGCCGGGCAGCTCCGTCGAGGTGGCGGAGAAGAGCCGCAAGGTGCTGCGCATCTCCGAGGCGCTGGAGACCGTGGATCGCCGCGGCGTGCCGCAGTGGATCGACCTGGACAAGAAGGGCTTCAAGGGCACGGTGAAGACCGCCCCGAACCGTGAAGACCTGACCATGCCGATCCAGGAGCAGCTCATCGTCGAGCTCTACTCCAAGTAAGGCGTGAGGCCCCACGAGGGCCTGCTTCCTTGCTTCAGGCGCCCTGGCGGCCACCGCCGGGGCGTCGTGCTTCTTTCTGGCCGGCCTGGCCGGTCTCCATTATTCGTCGTACCCCCGCGTGCCCATCCTCCTGCCACCCTGGCGGGTAAGTCGGTGGTGGCGCACGCCTCGAGGAGCAACACCATGGCTGATACGTTCATCGCGAAGAACTGGCGCGACCTCATCAAGCCGCGCCGGCTGGAAGTCGATCAGGACTCGCTCACCACCACCTACGGCAAGTTCGTCGCGGAGCCGCTCGAGCGCGGCTTCGGCACGACGCTGGGCAACTCGCTGCGCCGCGTGCTCCTGAGCTCGCTGCAGGGCGCGGCCATCACCTCGGTGAAGATCGAGGGCGTGGACCACGAGTTCACCACCATCC of the Hyalangium gracile genome contains:
- the rpsD gene encoding 30S ribosomal protein S4; amino-acid sequence: MARYTASACRICRRENLKMYLKGDRCYTDKCAIERRPYPPGQHGQGRVKFSGYGVQLREKQKVKRMYGLLESQFRGYYHRASAAKGKTGENLLQQLELRLDNVVFRMGFADTRNEARQLVRHGHFTVNGKRVNIPSFAVKPGSSVEVAEKSRKVLRISEALETVDRRGVPQWIDLDKKGFKGTVKTAPNREDLTMPIQEQLIVELYSK